One window of Salarias fasciatus unplaced genomic scaffold, fSalaFa1.1, whole genome shotgun sequence genomic DNA carries:
- the LOC115385751 gene encoding interferon-induced very large GTPase 1-like isoform X1, whose amino-acid sequence MESSEEEELSEAPGASTGPEMREKDSSENFRGSLIQPECERTESEARMESSEDKDSSDAPCSAFGPEKNKKDSSRYDKRIRPVKITVSNISSESLSLQWDTPADEVESFTVTCSTEGETDQQVTTDTISVTLSNLKPAVCYSLHVSAQLRDGRQSRPATTTAETTREGLNQTECETTEGEARLKRSEKKELADAPEDSPTSEMRGEDSSENDNVSSPDQKSPEDSQELNSDPNSCVHPPESGTQSKAASMSESAAREGLNQTECETTEGEARLKRSEKKELADAPEASLVSEKRGEDSSENDNVSSPDQKSPEDSQGLNSDPNSCVHPPESGTQSKAASMSESAVTDSLKQTECERTESEARIESSKEKELADAPEASLVSEKRGEDSSENDSVSSPDQKSPEDSQGLNSDPNSCVDPPESGTKSKAASMSESAETHLESFLEDLGLEQFYTQKLSLSKILQIDKKTTDDQPAKCKSDLPWYFLKKLMMVNVTARNVKYTSDSKSGVSGKTGLNLKNLVSRLKSANMLNPLDIITALFLCSDGFVQQELALKMSMCQFSVPLLLPDCDKNQSTLMVRALRDIVKKYRPKSLSESKGFIEDRIVVSELPMISFVRLGECSLSKSEILNKLLSSSQQYHDTFVHHNMDCGDSPRRISNGLTEITWYLPCGNENIDIFSHPVALANLRGDMASFQTQFSFLCQTSAAVFVFFDNLDPECELLTNLNSKSEIFLVGNHQSRNFSLDALEQVATEMSLTDENIILKTTDINEADFVKRLREAVTHVVEKTKKKMRIEQMAEVALKLGILVDEDSPEYQSGKKKADAITAEIRDILKYKEDQLPLQGQIWKDLTSLEKEEVRLRKVGSENIEKYKSDLQLKKKKLRQKQNTSGISKAMTSFISAISSNTLERGFFLKWMRINLDDMSRVKLSELREQYKDKCKNSENNEEIKEIDQQISNSSLGTEHFFREMGQIYEASLALEKPHPSHQQLNHLPKLGAQLLLDGFPLELVDGDASNIPLSWVSDVLSQLSDLVGSKNRILVVTVLGVQSTGKSTLLNTMFGVQFAVSSGRCTRGAFMLLIRIDEELQKELKCDFMMIIDTEGLKSPELTQLDNSYEHDNELATLVVGLSDITIINIAMENSTEMKDILQIVVHAFLRMKEVGKKPQCYFVHQNVSDVSAHDKNLRDRKLLFQQLNEMTQAAAKMEKKEQNKSFTDVMAYDPDTGNCYIPGLWTGNPPMAPVNTGYSEAVYELKKNIIQLLRNRDSPVNKVLEFKEWMTSLWNAVKHENFLFSFRNSLVADAYMRLCTEFNKWEWEFKKEMYNWVTNAETKISNIGTLAAQSKISDLTQFHSQLKTEAVTVMSVWETKLLDNVTQYFKQTDGHVYLVVGHKEEFENSARSLRNQTERSVLDQLQAAVDIKQGMAEIDRIKENHTKEIEKAASELIEKCRKRNVQMNDEELDEEFNKMWNETVSKLTFKQQHVTNVFENVSCHLRVNLAHRGSYAHEILNKTRLEDCGKKNFKYKAAQFFNKMTDTILNVIPVQTHTKAAQENADCIIKTCEKLVNNKQSQKSNYHNNYIEEVLKTIDQHLEQNQDLKEDTHFEVSLKLHICGFTARKFQKMHEDFLEENDPYRCLNKYKAKFCSDFKDVFHKRDQCQKKAEEFVNKCLKPAVEDFINRYLGLSIVDEMLKKQEFSTRVSFQYYILLDLLSRQAFDDYLSFTSSYQSFVKKWILKKIKEHFSSSSKTSEFEKQPSSPSSSKISELENQHLETNVSRINEAIEKAKTQNRGNVQTFVEDICKDLGDKLTISQEALGAFMILNNADQDKFAHYLTISVKELKKTLTERFHKTSFEDKLQYLHIQPGGELFKRVIGCGKQCPFCAVPCEAGGEAHAQHRASLHRPDGLRRYRWRKTDKLSTDICSSSVESENRFRCSQTKNEWHPYKNYRDIFPDWDIFSDGSLEASDYWKYIMTKYNDDFAKEYNAEPADIPETWREITSQQAEESLKKSFNVNVK is encoded by the exons ATGGAAAGCTCAGAGGAAGAG GAGCTCTCTGAAGCACCGGGGGCTTCAACTGGTCCTGAGATGAGGGAAAAAGACTCTTCTGAAAACT TCAGAGGCAGTTTGATCCAGCCCGAGTGTGAGAGGACTGAGAGTGAAGCCAGGATGGAAAGTTCAGAGGACAAG GATTCCTCTGATGCACCTTGTAGTGCATTTGGTCCtgagaagaataaaaaagacTCTTCTCGATATGACA AGCGGATCCGTCCAGTCAAGATAACAGTCTCTAACAtcagcagtgagtcactgtCTCTGCAGTGGGACactcctgctgatgaagtgGAGAGTTTTACTGTGACCTGTTCCACCGAGGGAGAGACTGATCAACAAGTGACCACAGACACCATCAGTGTAACACTCAGCAACCTGAAGCCAGCAGTGTGTTACTCCCTCCATGTTTCTGCACAGCTGAGAGATGGAAGACAAAGCAGGCCGGCCACGACAACAGCTGAAACAA CCAGAGAAGGTTTGAACCAGACCGAGTGTGAGACGACTGAGGGTGAAGCCAGACTGAAACGTTCAGAGAAAAAG GAACTCGCTGATGCACCCGAGGATTCACCTACTTCTGAGATGAGGGGAGAAGACTCTTCTGAAAATGACA ATGTTTCTTCACCAGACCAAAAAAGCCCTGAAGACAGTCAGgagctgaactctgaccccaacAGTTGTGTTCACCCACCAGAAAGTGGAACCCAAAGCAAAGCAGCCTCCATGTCAGAGTCAGCag CCAGAGAAGGTTTGAACCAGACCGAGTGTGAGACGACTGAGGGTGAAGCCAGACTGAAACGTTCAGAGAAAAAG GAACTCGCTGATGCACCCGAGGCTTCACTTGTTTCTGAGAAGAGGGGAGAAGACTCTTCTGAAAATGACA ATGTTTCTTCACCAGACCAAAAAAGCCCTGAAGACAGTCAGggtctgaactctgaccccaacAGTTGTGTTCACCCACCAGAAAGTGGAACCCAAAGCAAAGCAGCCTCCATGTCAGAGTCAGCag TCACAGATAGTTTGAAGCAGACCGAGTGTGAGAGGACTGAGAGTGAAGCCAGAATAGAAAGTTCCAAGGAAAAG GAACTCGCTGATGCACCCGAGGCTTCACTTGTTTCTGAGAAGAGGGGAGAAGACTCTTCTGAAAATGACA GCGTTTCTTCACCAGACCAAAAAAGCCCTGAAGACAGTCAGgggctgaactctgaccccaacAGTTGTGTTGACCCACCAGAAAGCGGAACCAAAAGCAAAGCAGCCTCCATGTCAGAGTCAGcag AGACCCACCTGGAGAGCTTTCTGGAGGATCTGGGATTGGAGCAGTTCTACACACAGAAACTATCACTCAGTAAGATACTTCAGATTGATAAGAAGACCACTGATGATCAACCTGCCAAGTGCAAATCAGACCTCCCATggtattttttaaagaaactgatGATGGTGAATGTAACAGccagaaatgtgaaatataCATCAGACAGTAAAAGTGGTGTATCAGGGAAAACTGGGTTAAATCTAAAAAATCTGGTTTCCAGGTTGAAGTCAGCCAATATGTTGAACCCCCTCGACATAATcactgctctctttctgtgCTCTGATGGTTTTGTGCAGCAGGAATTGGCTCTCAAAATGTCCATGTGTCAGTTTTCTgtgcctctgctgcttcctgattgtGATAAAAATCAGAGCACATTGATGGTGCGGGCTTTGAGAGACATTGTGAAAAAGTACAGACCCAAATCACTCTCTGAATCCAAAGGTTTCATTGAAGACAGAATCGTTGTGTCTGAACTACCAATGATCTCTTTTGTGAGACTGGGTGAGTGCTCTTTGTCCAAGTCAGAGATCCTCAACAAGCTCCTGAGCAGCTCTCAGCAGTACCATGACACCTTTGTTCACCACAACATGGACTGTGGAGACAGTCCACGAAGAATATCCAATGGACTGACTGAGATAACTTGGTACCTTCCTTGTGGCAATGAAAACATTGATATTTTCAGCCACCCAGTGGCTTTAGCTAAcctcagaggagacatggcctctttccaaacacagttctcctttttgtgtcaaacatctgcagcagtctttgttttctttgataatcTCGACCCTGAGTGTGAACTACTGACCAACCTGAACAGCAAGTCAGAGATATTCTTAGTGGGAAACCACCAGAGCAGGAACTTCAGTCTAGATGCTCTTGAACAAGTAGCAACTGAAATGTCCTTGACagatgaaaacatcattttgaaGACAACAGACATCAATGAAGCAGACTTTGTCAAACGTCTGAGAGAAGCAGTTACTCATGTagttgagaaaacaaagaagaagatgCGAATTGAGCAGATGGCTGAGGTTGCCCTTAAACTGGGAATCTTGGTGGATGAAGACTCTCCAGAGTATCagtctggaaagaaaaaagcagatgCCATCACTGCTGAAATTCGGGACATCCTGAAGTACAAAGAAGATCAGCTGCCATTGCAAGGCCAGATATGGAAAGACTTGACTTCCTTAGAGAAGGAAGAAGTTCGACTTCGAAAAGTTGGATCTGAAAACATTGAGAAGTACAAAAGTGACCttcagttaaagaaaaaaaagctgcgacagaaacaaaacacttcTGGCATTTCCAAAGCAATGACATCCTTTATCAGTGCAATATCAAGCAACACTTTAGAGAGAGGCTTTTTCCTGAAGTGGATGCGAATTAACCTTGATGACATGTCTCGTGTAAAACTGTCTGAACTGAGGGAGCAGTACAAAGACAAGTGCAAGAACTCTGAGAACAATGAAGAGATCAAAGAAATTGACCAACAGATTTCTAACAGTTCACTGGGCACTGAACACTTCTTCCGTGAAATGGGTCAAATCTACGAAGCTTCACTGGCTCTTGAGAAaccacatccatcacatcagcaGTTAAACCATCTGCCCAAACTCGGTGCACAGCTGCTACTTGATGGATTTCCACTGGAGCTTGTAGATGGAGATGCTTCCAACATCCCTCTGAGCTGGGTCAGTGAtgttctctctcagctcagtgACTTGGTGGGTTCTAAGAACAGGATACTGGTTGTTACAGTTCTGGGAGTTCAGAGCACAGGAAAGTCCACTCTCCTCAACACCATGTTTGGAGTGCAGTTTGCAGTCAGCAGTGGTCGATGCACTCGTGGTGCCTTCATGCTGCTCATCAGAATTGATGAAGAGCTCCAAAAAGAGCTCAAGTGTGACTTCATGATGATCATTGACACTGAAGGCTTGAAGTCACCAGAACTCACCCAGCTGGACAACAGCTATGAACATGACAATGAACTGGCAACACTTGTTGTGGGGCTGAGCGACATCACCATTATCAATATTGCAATGGAGaattcaacagaaatgaagGACATCCTCCAGATAGTCGTGCATGCTTTCCTCCGGATGAAGGAAGTGGGCAAAAAGCCACAATGTTACTTTGTTCACCAGAACGTGTCTGATGTTTCAGCCCACGACAAGAACTTACGAGATCGGAAGCTGCTTTTTCAACAGTTGAATGAGATGACCCAGGCAGCAGccaaaatggaaaagaaagagCAGAACAAGAGCTTCACTGATGTGATGGCGTATGATCCTGACACTGGGAACTGCTAcattcctggtctctggactggaAATCCTCCAATGGCACCAGTCAACACAGGCTACAGCGAGGCTGTTTATGAGCTCAAGAAAAACATCATCCAGCTCCTGAGAAACAGAGATTCACCTGTTAACAAAGTGTTGGAGTTTAAAGAGTGGATGACAAGTCTGTGGAATGCAGTGAAGCATGAAAACTTTCTCTTCAGCTTCAGAAACAGCCTCGTAGCTGACGCCTACATGAGACTCTGCACAGAATTCAACAAATGGGAATGGGAgttcaaaaaagaaatgtacaaCTGGGTCACAAATGCAGAAACCAAAATTTCTAATATTGGGACCCTTGCTGCACAATCAAAAATATCTGACTTGACACAATTTCACAGTCAGTTAAAAACTGAAGCTGTCACAGTGATGTCTGTCTGGGAGACAAAACTACTTGACAACGTAACTCAGTACTTCAAGCAAACAGATGGTCATGTCTATCTGGTTGTTGGACACAAAGAAGAGTTTGAAAACAGTGCAAGAAGCCTTCGAAACCAAACTGAGAGGTCTGTACTTGATCAGCTTCAAGCAGCAGTGGACATCAAACAGGGGATGGCAGAGATTGACAGAattaaagaaaatcacacaaaagaaattgaaaaagcaGCAAGTGAGCTGATTGAGAAATGTCGAAAGAGAAACGTTCAGATGAATGATGAAGAGCTGGATGAGGAATTCAACAAGATGTGGAATGAAACAGTGAGCAAACTGACTTTTAAACAACAACATGttacaaatgtgtttgaaaatgtttcttgcCATTTGCGAGTAAATCTTGCTCACAGGGGAAGTTATGCACATGAAATACTAAACAAAACAAGGCTGGAAGATTGTGGGAAGAAGAATTTTAAATATAAAGCTGCgcaatttttcaacaaaatgaCAGATACAATTTTGAATGTGATCCCGGTTCAAACTCACACCAAAGCTGCACAAGAAAATGCTGATTGTATCATCAAAACTTGTGAAAAACTTGTGAATAATAAACAAAGTCAAAAAAGCAATTACCACAACAATTACATCGAAGAGGTACTCAAGACCATCGACCAGCATCTGGAACAGAATCAAGATCTTAAGGAAGACACACACTTTGAAGTTTCTCTGAAACTGCACATCTGTGGATTTACAGCCAGAAAGTTTCAGAAAATGCACGAAGATTTCCTAGAAGAAAACGATCCTTACAGGTGTCTAAATAAATACAAGGCCAAGTTTTGTTCTGATTTCAAAGATGTGTTTCATAAACGGGATCAGTGCCAGAAGAAAGCTGAAGAGTTTGTCAACAAATGCTTGAAACCTGCTGTTGAAGACTTCATCAATCGTTACCTGGGTCTTTCTATTGTGGATGAAATGTTAAAGAAGCAGGAATTCAGCACACGAGTTTCTTTCCAGTActacattttactggatttgCTTTCAAGGCAAGCCTTTGATGACTATTTGAGCTTCACTTCCTCCTATCAGAGCTTTGTAAAGAAGTGgatccttaaaaaaataaaggaacatTTTTCAAGTTCCTCCAAAACATCTGAGTTTGAGAAGCAACCTTCAAGTCCTTCAAGTTCCAAAATATCTGAGTTGGAGAATCAACATCTTGAGACAAATGTCAGTCGCATCAATGAAGCCATTGAAAAggccaaaacacaaaacagaggGAATGTGCAAACCTTTGTGGAGGACATCTGCAAAGACCTTGGTGATAAACTGACCATTTCCCAGGAGGCACTTGGAGCATTTATGATCCTGAACAATGCTGACCAGGACAAGTTTGCTCACTACCTCACAATTTCTGTGAAGGAGTTGAAAAAGACCCTGACAGAGAGGTTCCACAAAACCTCCTTTGAAGACAAACTACAGTATCTCCACATTCAGCCTGGTGGTGAGCTTTTCAAGAGAGTGATCGGATGTGGCAAACAGTGTCCATTCTGTGCTGTTCCctgtgaggctggaggagaagctcatGCACAACACAGGGCCTCATTACACCGACCAGACGGTCTGCGTAGATACAGGTGGCGTAAGACAGATAAACTTTCCACTGACATCTGCTCATCTTCTGTTGAAAGTGAAAATCGTTTCCGCTGCAGTCAAACAAAGAATGAATGGCATCCATACAAAAACTACAGGGACATATTCCCTGACTGGGATATTTTTTCAGATGGAAGTCTTGAGGCTTCAGACTACTGGAAATACATCATGACCAAGTACAATGATGACTTTGCCAAAGAATATAATGCAGAGCCTGCTGACATTCCTGAAACTTGGAGAGAGATCACATCTCAGCAGGCAGAAGAAAGCCTGAAAAAGTCATTTAATGTCAATGTCAAGTGA